TCTTTTGTTGACATAGAGTGCCTTATCTTGACCCTTTAGTGAAGCTCCTCCCATTTGTTTGGCCAAGGCTTCCTAACCTGCTAGCAAATTCTCAAATTTCACAAGTGACGACGGATTTTGTCATCCTtgtacaacaacaataaaaccTATATATTTAGGCTTTAGACCATAGATGATGATCCGCTTCATCCTCATCTCTCCAATTGGAGTTTGTGGATCTAACTCTAAAATCTCTTGACATAGCATTTTCACTTTATGAAAGTATTGTGCAATTGTGATGTTGTGTTGTTCTATCGAGATTAATTCACTCTCTAAGAGTTGGATCCtcgtatcatttttttttaaaaatagcttgGCGAATGTATCCCAAGCCTGCTATGGCGTGGTGACGTCTCGTATGTGCTCTAGCATATCCTCTTCAGTTGTTATCTTCAAAGCAAACATGGCATTTCCTGCTTCTATCTTCCACTTCCGCAATGTATCGTGTGCATCTTCTGCTTTTGGTTGTGTCACATCGCTGTCATTCACAACCACCCACAAATTTTGCCTTTGTATATAAGACATTATGCAAGTGGACAATGTATTGTACTTGTTGTTGTTGAGCTTTTCATTCTGCCGACAACTGGTAGATTTGTCATTGTGTCAACAgtagaaatctaaaaaaaaatacaataagtgATTTCCCAAAGAACAACcttgctctgatatcaattgaaaaactaaaaaaaaggaatAAGTTCAGGTATAGCAATAACAGAAAGATACAGTTTGCAAATTAGAAAGACATGTAATCCCACTAAATCACTAACAGATTGCACTAGAAAACAGCAACgtactttaaaaaaatacaacCTAATAACTAAAGCTAAAAAATAGGCTACTACAGACTTGATCAAATTTAAACTAGATTGATGTTGCACTTTAACATGtcatatattatataaaaattagttagaaagtactacaaatcacaataaataaaattcaaagtattttttaaaaaaatttgatcgtgtttcaaaatttcatatataccaGATAAATTGAgacaatagaaaaaaaatataagttatgtgagaattaagtaaaaaaatgctataaattacactaataaataatttaaaatatttaaaaatatattaaaaatatgattgaccgCAAATTTCATAGTAGTATTAAGTTAGCAATgtctttgttttttcattttcctaAAATGCCCTTGATGGATTATTGAAGCATATTTAAAagagggggtattttggtcttttaacaAGAACTCAATTCCAAGATTAGTCAATCATTGTGtctaattacttttttttttattttctatccgGTATTCAGTGCCCGCATTGGAGTCCCGACTAATTCGCATCGCGCGTTGTatggcccattaaggtggcagcgctcccaacagagttttctccatactcaGGGTCAAATACTCGACTTCTGATTTAAGGGTGGAGCAGTCTCAttcactgcaccacaacccatggtCATTGTGTCTAATTACTAAAAAAAGTTTGCTGGCGGGGTTGAAAATAACTTCCTCTCGGTCCAGATTTATGtggaacttttatttttaaaatttaaattatgtaaagtttgattcatttattaaaaatatactttttttcatttaacATGAAAAGAATTTTAATTTATACTAATGTTTATATACtcctattatttttaaatattaaattaactttaaaGCTGCGTCAAATTAATTcttcatatataacataacataaattgAGAAAGACGAAATAGTAGTTTCTTAACTGAGTACAAAACGATGAGATTTCAAGTTTAAATTtcagaagaaataaaaaaagatacaagttgatttttttttcatgtactTATTAAGCATATGCTGATGAGAGGTGACATATATTTAGTTTGATGAAATAGTCGATATTTACGTGCAACCTAGCTCAAAAATATCATTGTCTTTAACATTGTATATTGGTCTTAATTTTACCCTTGGCTCCATCTCAGAACTAATTTTAACGGGTTAGCTTGTCTAGGTGATGAAGCTTCTTATTATATGAAACAAATAATCAGTTGACTTATGAATAAATTTTATCCTGCTAAAACATGAGGTGATCACTGATCATAAATATAAGTAATGAGTTTAATTATTGCTACAAGACATATTGTAAGGTAGACTGGTAGatacaaatacatatactttTATTATACTATTaacttatacaaaaaaaaaaatattaaaaatgtttCTGATAGTTATATCCTACCATTgtctacaatatttttttttttccaccCAATCACTGGATTTATGTTGAGTCCAAGCCTGTCAAATGGACCGGGCTGACCCGGCCTGGCCCGGAGCGGCTCACTTATAAAACTAGTCTAGTTTGACCTGGCCCGGACCAAGCTCGGTTAAACCTGTCGGTTAACCGACCCAGCCCGATccggttaaatttttttttttaaaaaaaaaatttggatttaattataacttagttttaatatattattaatttactatcaagtattattaatttatatatgtgtataaatatatatcttctatagacgtatatatttaacgtatacatgtgtatatgttttataaattaatatataactatacgGATAACTATATATTGTAGTgtaatggtacgtatatatgtgtatatatatcttttatagacgtatatatttaaggtatacatgtgtatatattttataaattagtatataacaatatatatagtgtgtgtatatattgtagtgtatatatattgtagtatattttatctAAAGTAGTACagatattgaatggtacgtatatgtgtgtatatatcttctgaagtagtatatatttaacgtatacgtgtgtatatgttttataaattagtatataactatatatatagtgtgtgtatatatattgtagtatattatatttaaagtagtacatatatattgaatggtacgtatatatgtgtatatatcttctatagacgtNNNNNNNNNNNNNNNNNNNNNNNNNNNNNNNNNNNNNNNNNNNNNNNNNNNNNNNNNNNNNNNNNNNNNNNNNNNNNNNNNNNNNNNNNNNNNNNNNNNNNNNNNNNNNNNNNNNNNNNNNNNNNNNNNNNNNNNNNNNNNNNNNNNNNNNNNNNNNNNNNNNNNNNNNNNNNNNNNNNNNNNNNNNNNNNNNNNNNNNNNNNNNNNNNNNNNNNNNNNNNNNNNNNNNNNNNNNNNNNNNNNNNNNNNNNNNNNNNNNNNNNNNNNNNNNNNNNNNNNNNNNNNNNNNNNNNNNNNNNNNNNNNNNNNNNNNNNNNNNNNNNNNNNNNNNNNNNNNNNNNNNNNNNNNNNNNNNNNNNNNNNNNNNNNNNNNNNNNNNNNNNNNNNNNNNNNNNNNNNNNNNNNNNNNNNNNNNNNNNNNNNNNNNNNNNNNNNNNNNNNNNNNNNNNNNNNNNNNNNNNNNNNNNNNNNNNNNNNNNNNNNNNNNNNNNNNNNNNNNNNNNNNNNNNNNNNNNNNNNNNNNNNNNNNNNNNNNNNNNNNNNNNNNNNNNNNNNNNNNNNNNNNNNNNNNNNNNNNNNNNNNNNNNNNNNNNNNNNNNNNNNNNNNNNNNNNNNNNNNNNNNNNNNNNNNNNNNNNNNNNNNNNNNNNNNNNNNNNNNNNNNNNNNNNNNNNNNNNNNNNNNNNNNNNNNNNNNNNNNNNNNNNNNNNNNNNNNNNNNNNNNNNNNNNNNNNNNNNNNNNNNNNNNNNNNNNNNNNNNNNNNNNNNNNNNNNNNNNNNNNNNNNNNNNNNNNNNNNNNNNNNNNNNNNNNNNNNNNNNNNNNNNNNNNNNNNNNNNNNNNNNNNNNNNNNNNNNNNNNNNNNNNNNNNNNNNNNNNNNNNNNNNNNNNNNNNNNNNNNNNNNNNNNNNNNNNNNNNNNNNNNNNNNNNNNNNNNNNNNNNNNNNNNNNNNNNNNNNNNNNNNNNNNNNNNNNNNNNNNNNNNNNNNNNNNNNNNNNNNNNNNNNNNNNNNNNNNNNNNNNNNNNNNNNNNNNNNNNNNNNNNNNNNNNNNNNNNNNNNNNNNNNNNNNNNNNNNNNNNNNNNNNNNNNNNNNNNNNNNNNNNNNNNNNNNNNNNNNNNNNNNNNNNNNNNNNNNNNNNNNNNNNNNNNNNNNNNNNNNNNNNNNNNNNNNNNNNNNNNNNNNNNNNNNNNNNNNNNNNNNNNNNNNNNNNNNNNNNNNNNNNNNNNNNNNNNNNNNNNNNNNNNNNNNNNNNNNNNNNNNNNNNNNNNNNNNNNNNNNNNNNNNNNNNNNNNNNNNNNNNNNNNNNNNNNNNNNNNNNNNNNNNNNNNNNNNNNNNNNNNNNNNNNNNNNNNNNNNNNNNNNNNNNNNNNNNNNNNNNNNNNNNNNNNNNNNNNNNNNNNNNNNNNNNNNNNNNNNNNNNNNNNNNNNNNNNNNNNNNNNNNNNNNNNNNNNNNNNNNNNNNNNNNNNNNNNNNNNNNNNNNNNNNNNNNNNNNNNNNNNNNNNNNNNNNNNNNNNNNNNNNNNNNNNNNNNNNNNNNNNNNNNNNNNNNNNNNNNNNNNNNNNNNNNNNNNNNNNNNNNNNNNNNNNNNNNNNNNNNNNNNNNNNNNNNNNNNNNNNNNNNNNNNNNNNNNNNNNNNNNNNNNNNNNNNNNNNNNNNNNNNNNNNNNNNNNNNNNNNNNNNNNNNNNNNNNNNNNNNNNNNNNNNNNNNNNNNNNNNNNNNNNNNNNNNNNNNNNNNNNNNNNNNNNNNNNNNNNNNNNNNNNNNNNNNNNNNNNNNNNNNNNNNNNNNNNNNNNNNNNNNNNNNNNNNNNNNNNNNNNNNNNNNNNNNNNNNNNNNNNNNNNNNNNNNNNNNNNNNNNNNNNNNNNNNNNNNNNNNNNNNNNNNNNNNNNNNNNNNNNNNNNNNNNNNNNNNNNNNNNNNNNNNNNNNNNNNNNNNNNNNNNNNNNNNNNNNNNNNNNNNNNNNNNNNNNNNNNNNNNNNNNNNNNNNNNNNNNNNNNNNNNNNNNNNNNNNNNNNNNNNNNNNNNNNNNNNNNNNNNNNNNNNNNNNNNNNNNNNNNNNNNNNNNNNNNNNNNNNNNNNNNNNNNNNNNNNNNNNNNNNNNNNNNNNNNNNNNNNNNNNNNNNNNNNNNNNNNNNNNNNNNNNNNNNNNNNNNNNNNNNNNNNNNNNNNNNNNNNNNNNNNNNNNNNNNNNNNNNNNNNNNNNNNNNNNNNNNNNNNNNNNNNNNNNNNNNNNNNNNNNNNNNNNNNNNNNNNNNNNNNNNNNNNNNNNNNNNNNNNNNNNNNNNNNNNNNNNNNNNNNNNNNNNNNNNNNNNNNNNNNNNNNNNNNNNNNNNNNNNNNNNNNNNNNNNNNNNNNNNNNNNNNNNNNNNNNNNNNNNNNNNNNNNNNNNNNNNNNNNNNNNNNNNNNNNNNNNNNNNNNNNNNNNNNNNNNNNNNNNNNNNNNNNNNNNNNNNNNNNNNNNNNNNNNNNNNNNNNNNNNNNNNNNNNNNNNNNNNNNNNNNNNNNNNNNNNNNNNNNNNNNNNNNNNNNNNNNNNNNNNNNNNNNNNNNNNNNNNNNNNNNNNNNNNNNNNNNNNNNNNNNNNNNNNNNNNNNNNNNNNNNNNNNNNNNNNNNNNNNNNNNNNNNNNNNNNNNNNNNNNNNNNNNNNNNNNNNNNNNNNNNNNNNNNNNNNNNNNNNNNNNNNNNNNNNNNNNNNNNNNNNNNNNNNNNNNNNNNNNNNNNNNNNNNNNNNNNNNNNNNNNNNNNNNNNNNNNNNNNNNNNNNNNNNNNNNNNNNNNNNNNNNNNNNNNNNNNNNNNNNNNNNNNNNNNNNNNNNNNNNNNNNNNNNNNNNNNNNNNNNNNNNNNNNNNNNNNNNNNNNNNNNNNNNNNNNNNNNNNNNNNNNNNNNNNNNNNNNNNNNNNNNNNNNNNNNNNNNNNNNNNNNNNNNNNNNNNNNNNNNNNNNNNNNNNNNNNNNNNNNNNNNNNNNNNNNNNNNNNNNNNNNNNNNNNNNNNNNNAAAATTGCTATAATGTTCGATGCTATAATGGGGACTTTGgattaaaagggacaaacaagTTGTTCAATTAAGTGAGGGTCcttcaagtttttaaaattaggtgggagggacaaattttttttgagttttttttttaaaaatttttgcgTTCCAACTACTTCTCCCAGTTGtggaacaactttgatagttgttcgacaactttgcgcagttgttcaacaactatcaaagttgatCGACAACTGCGacaagttgttcaacaactgggacagttgttcgacaactgggagaagttgttcaacaactgcgCGAAGTTGTTGAGACAACTATCCCAGTTGTCAAACAACTGTCTCAATTGTTcgaggaacttaacttttttaactttaaaaagtTATGGGACCCACTTATccctttttttaattgaaaacttGGGAGGGTCTCTATACTCATTTTTCTCGCTATAATGGGCATGATGCTTTAGACCAAGTAAAGGGCTTGAATTTGACTAAATTGAAAGAGGGAGAATCCTTTTTATAGTCTAACTGCAATCCATAATATTATAGGATTGAGTTTTGAACACCAACTATAATCCTATAAAGATTGCCAGATTGGGATTTTGATTTAAAACGCTAAAACGGAATTTGATATAATTGAGGTAGTGAGAGGGGGAGGGTTAGAACAGGTTGGGGAAAGAAGGGAAGGGGGTGGGGGAGGGGTTTAGGATGGGGTGGGGAAAGAAGGGAAGGTGGGAGaggttattttttaattttttttttatatatatataaagtgggcctttaaaaaaaagaaaaaagactcacgtgtttttttatttttttcttttattttttgtcacgTCAGTTTTAGGATTGAAATTAATTCATTTGAAAGTTGTTAAGTGGGTATATAATTGTCCGTATAATTTAGGATCTAAAGTAAATTATGCGTACAAGTTCGGGAAAGAAAtgatatattttctctttttaatattAAGGACTCGAACTTTATCACCATTTTTGCATGCATCACATATATACCACAATGTATacattaattgatttttcttttgcttGCTTCTTTGGATGGATAATGTTGGAATTAAATATTTCATTATGATAGTTGACTTAGAATCCGTGGAAGAAGGGTGTAACGAGGGTACGagattataaaatacaaaatattttttttaatgtatataaagAGATTTGAATTTTCTAAGCACAAGACTAGTGGTTGGTTCAATggattagaaatttaaaaattgtcttaAGGTGTTATGTCAAATCTCAagcattatatttttttatttcgaaTCATCTTAgtaaaaatattgtaattatCCATATATGATATCTTCGTTCCTAGAGAAAGTTCTCTCTTTTCACCATTTGAATGTGCTAGTCAATAGTAACCTACAATTTATACCCATTTGGACATGAATCGAGTGAtatttaaaaagtatatatatagtatattaagTCCCACATTGTTTGATGTCCGAGAGAATTGAGTTGTGATTTTCTTACACTTCCTAAGTAACCTTTTCTTTATGAATCAATTTTTGAGGTTGAGTAGTATTCAagatctattttctcagatagtATTATAATTAAATCCATTTTATGGGCATAACTTTTGGTCAGCCCATTTTCTTTGTCttgatgatgtttttttttttttttggtttctcattcGGTGTTTGGTGATCGCATTGGAGCTTCGATTAATTTGGATCGCGCGTTGTAGGGttcattaaggtggcagcgctccaaCAGAATTTTTTCCATACCAAGGttgaaccctcgacctctggttaagggtggagcaaccTCATCTACTGTACCACAACTCATGTTGGTGTCCTGATGATGTATTATACCAAAAGATGTCCTCGCAACTCTTTTTCACTCGTATactactttaattttattttttaaatatgttactacttttgacatatcaagaagttagataattttttttttttgatattgatTATTCCCCAAATCATGTTTTAATATCTAAGCTAATACTGCAATACATATAAACATCCATTAAAGGGAAAGTATGGTAGAATAGTCATAACAACTATGGTAGAATAGTCATAACAACTATTGTTTTCTTAATTGGCATAAGTCAAGttcgaatatgacaaataaaaatgaatagatGAAATATATTGCTTCACTGGGTACAtttattaataaagaaaaaggaacaaacaatacaacaacaatagaCTCAGTGAAATTTAAATGCAATATAATTCATATATGTATCTTCGTGTCTGTTCTTCATGAATTAATGAGCAGTGAGAGTAGCAAATTCAAGAAGTTGCTCGTCATGCTCGAACACAGACATTTCTTGTTCATCCAAGTTAACAAGTGCTTCAATTCCTCCATCATAGGTCCTCATCAAGAACATAACCTTGTTAAATGGACCCTTTGCAATGCTTGCTCCAATAGGCTTCCCAAATCCAAAATCTAAATCTTGTAATAATGGGAACTTACATAAGTTACTCGAAACGTACATATCACATTTCCTTTTATGGAATATCGACTCCCCTGTTCTATTTGCATCTAGCATCTCTATAGCCAACTCATTTTCTTCAACATTCTTCCTTGTGGAGAGGTTGTTTTTCGACGTTCTTATATGGGTTACTAACTCCGGCAACTTGAGGTCTTCCTCGTTGTCATATATCGGTGAGGAGAACATGGTAAGGAGATTTCCTATGGAGTTTGGTGATAGTCGTGGCGAAATCATTGCTCGCAAATCCGAGAACTGGATCAACTGAGATCGCTTGAATGAACCTGAATTAGTCGCGGTGGCAGAAAATGCAGCACATTTGTAGAGAAGTGCACTTACAGCCTCGTTGCTCGTTGCATTTTGCACGGCGATTGAGGATTTTAACGCACTTATCTTTGTGCTAGAGAAATGAAACCTCTTTTGGACACATTTGTCCATGTTTGATCCATGAACAGGGTAAACCAATGGACCAATTGGCGATGGTAGAATGGAGTCCTCGACAAAATAAGGAGATGGCCTAATTGTATTTGAACTTCGAGTTAACGCAGCCCAATCCCTCAAGAAACAATGGACACTGCTTGCATCTCCTACTTTATGCGACATGCAAACACTTAGTGCTATTCCTCCGCAATCAAAATGGCTCAATTGAGCTACAGTTAAGGCCCGATCCACGCTATTAGCCCAAGGTACGCCTTTAGGAAATGTCAAATCTTTGACATTTGAATCTGGGTGATAAGCAACTTTGTCCATTGGAGAGTTGATTTGGACTTCCAAGAACTCAGCTCCACTGTCATCACACTCAATAGTGTCGTTGTCTTTTAGACTTCCAGCCCATGGATAGTAACAAGTTAAAGTTTTTGACAAAGAGTTTGATAGAAGCTTCGATAGTTGTTTAGGCCCATTTGGCATGGCACTTACTTGGTTTTGGGGGTAGAAAAAAACAAGGGGTATATAAAAGTGAGTGAGACTTTGATCTATAAAGGAAAGTTTGTGCCATCTTTGAGTAGATGGG
The Capsicum annuum cultivar UCD-10X-F1 chromosome 6, UCD10Xv1.1, whole genome shotgun sequence DNA segment above includes these coding regions:
- the LOC107874669 gene encoding acyltransferase Pun1-like; the encoded protein is MPNGPKQLSKLLSNSLSKTLTCYYPWAGSLKDNDTIECDDSGAEFLEVQINSPMDKVAYHPDSNVKDLTFPKGVPWANSVDRALTVAQLSHFDCGGIALSVCMSHKVGDASSVHCFLRDWAALTRSSNTIRPSPYFVEDSILPSPIGPLVYPVHGSNMDKCVQKRFHFSSTKISALKSSIAVQNATSNEAVSALLYKCAAFSATATNSGSFKRSQLIQFSDLRAMISPRLSPNSIGNLLTMFSSPIYDNEEDLKLPELVTHIRTSKNNLSTRKNVEENELAIEMLDANRTGESIFHKRKCDMYVSSNLCKFPLLQDLDFGFGKPIGASIAKGPFNKVMFLMRTYDGGIEALVNLDEQEMSVFEHDEQLLEFATLTAH